One genomic window of Gossypium hirsutum isolate 1008001.06 chromosome D11, Gossypium_hirsutum_v2.1, whole genome shotgun sequence includes the following:
- the LOC107912341 gene encoding CTP synthase isoform X1, protein MKYVLVTGGVVSGLGKGVTASSIGVVLKACGLRVTSIKIDPYLNTDAGTMSPFEHGEVFVLDDGGEVDLDLGNYERFLDVTLTKENNITTGKIYQSVLDKERKGDFLGKTVQVVPHITDAIKERIESVAHVPVDGKEGPADVCVIELGGTVGDIESMPFIEALRQLFFSVGHDNFCLIHVSLIPVLGVVGEQKTKPTQHSVRELRALGLTPHLLACRSAQPLLDNTKQKLSQFCHVPAANILNIHDVPNIWHIPLLLRNQNAHHSILKQLDLLSIATPPDLEAWTRMAETFDNLTDSVRIAMVGKYVGLTDSYLSVVKALLHACIACSLKPSIDWIAASDLEDDSVKSAPEAHAAAWKTLRNAECVLVPGGFGDRGVSGMILAAKYARENNVPYLGICLGMQISVIEYARSVLGFERANSAEFDKETHNPVVIFMPEGSRTHMGSTMRLGSRRTLFQTTDCVTSKLYCNAQYVDERHRHRYEVGQVNPDMIEVLEEAGLKFVGKDETGKRMEVLELPGHPFYVGVQFHPEFKSRPGKPSAPFLGLILSAKGQLEAYLNRHQNGS, encoded by the exons ATGAAGTACGTCTTGGTTACTGGAGGAGTCGTGAGTGGACTGGGCAAGGGCGTCACCGCCAGCAGCATAGGCGTCGTCCTTAAAGCCTGTGGCCTCCGTGTTACTTCTATCAAaattg ATCCTTATCTGAATACTGATGCTGGAACCATGTCTCCTTTTGAACATGGGGAGGTTTTTGTTCTTGATGACGGTGGAGAG GTCGATTTGGATTTAGGTAACTATGAGCGCTTCCTAGATGTTACTCTTACCAAAGAGAATAACATTACTACTGGAAAGATATATCAG TCTGTCCTTGATAAGGAACGAAAAGGTGATTTTCTTGGGAAGACTGTTCAG GTTGTTCCACACATCACAGATGCTATTAAGGAGAGGATTGAGTCAGTTGCTCACGTTCCTGTGGATGGAAAAGAGGGTCCTGCGGATGTCTGTGTGATAGAATTGGGAGGCACTGTGG GCGACATCGAATCAATGCCATTCATCGAGGCTTTGCGACAGCTGTTTTTTTCAGTTG gACATGATAACTTCTGCCTTATTCATGTCAGCCTAATACCTGTCCTGGGCGTTGTTGGAGAGCAA AAAACTAAGCCTACACAGCATAGTGTCCGGGAACTTAGAGCCTTGGGCTTGACTCCTCACCTGCTTGCTTGTCGCTCAGCTCAG CCTTTATTGGATAACACAAAGCAGAAACTTTCACAATTCTGTCATGTTCCG GCTGCTAACATCCTTAATATTCACGATGTTCCCAACATTTGGCATATTCCCCTCTTGCTGAGA AACCAAAATGCTCATCATTCAATTCTGAAACAGCTGGATTTACTGAG CATTGCCACGCCTCCAGATTTAGAAGCCTGGACCAGGATGGCAGAAACTTTTGATAATCTCACTGATTCT GTGAGGATTGCTATGGTTGGGAAATATGTTGGTTTGACAGACTCATATTTATCCGTTGTGAAG GCACTTTTACATGCCTGCATTGCATGCTCTTTGAAGCCATCTATTGACTGGATTGCAGCTTCAGACCTCGAAGATGATTCTGTCAAATCG GCCCCAGAAGCGCATGCTGCTGCATGGAAGACCTTGAGA AATGCTGAATGTGTCCTAGTTCCTGGTGGATTTGGAGATCGCGGTGTAAGTGGAATGATATTGGCTGCCAAATATGCTAGAGAAAATAATGTTCCTTATCTTGGCATTTGCTTGGGCATGCAGATCTCTGTAATAGAGTATGCCAGATCT GTTCTTGGTTTTGAAAGGGCAAACAGTGCAGAGTTTGATAAGGAGACACATAATCCTGTCGTCATTTTTATGCCTGAA GGATCAAGAACTCATATGGGAAGCACAATGAGATTAGGATCTCGAAGAACACTATTTCAGACTACTGATTGTGTTACTTCTAAATT GTACTGCAATGCACAATATGTAGATGAGCGACATCGGCATAGATATGAGGTTGGTCAA GTAAACCCAGATATGATTGAGGTTCTTGAAGAAGCTGGGCTGAAATTTGTTGGGAAGGATGAAACTGGGAAAAGGATGGAG GTTCTGGAGCTTCCAGGTCATCCGTTTTATGTAGGAGTGCAGTTTCATCCAGAATTTAAATCACGGCCAGGGAAGCCCTCTGCACCGTTTTTAG GTCTCATATTATCTGCAAAAGGACAATTGGAAGCATATCTTAACAGGCATCAGAATGGAAGTTGA
- the LOC107910937 gene encoding uncharacterized protein, whose protein sequence is MKVTKKKSDAAAQRAWRLLRLFLLWTRKSGVLRRRLMMELRLVPKFLKGLGHSSPSPPGQIYFKERQLSFDETPIFHVKMHRPASMRFLLPCISPQDVDFDYDFGIDGEDEVYGYDSGIKSDSCEKQGEEQGNDKERKRSACVVPIGSEACKLLYYSCTLPLEEEGIDSKADKFIANFYEQMKLQRQISYLEYTEMLNRGAC, encoded by the exons ATGAAGGTGACGAAGAAAAAGAGTGATGCTGCTGCTCAAAGAGCATGGAGGCTACTGCGTCTATTCTTGTTATGGACCAGAAAAAGTGGGGTGCTCAGGAGACGGCTTATGATGGAGCTAAGGTTGGTGCCTAAGTTCCTCAAGGGTCTAGGACACTCATCCCCTTCTCCTCCTGGCCAAATCTATTTTAAGGAACGCCAGCTTTCATTCGATGAGACACCCATTTTCCATGTGAAGATGCACCGTCCCGCTTCCATGCGCTTCCTTCTTCCTTGCATTAGCCCTCAGGATGTGGATTTCGATTACGATTTCGGCATCGATGGAGAGGACGAAGTTTACGGGTACGATAGTGGAATCAAGAGTGACTCTTGTGAAAAGCAAGGGGAGGAACAAGGAAATGATAAAGAGAGGAAGAGGAGTGCttgtgttgttccaatagggtcggaagcgtgtaaattattgtac tatt CTTGTACATTACCGCTGGAGGAAGAAGGGATTGATTCCAAGGCGGATAAGTTCATTGCTAACTTCTATGAACAAATGAAGTTGCAGAGACAAATTTCTTATCTGGAATACACTGAAATGCTGAACAGAGGCGCATGTTAG
- the LOC107912339 gene encoding phosphoribosylformylglycinamidine cyclo-ligase, chloroplastic/mitochondrial, which translates to MTNTVAAANAEISRYVAASSRLIFDEPTIATQPPLVIRPYRLFSQRFPLLSLSLLERNSISSSRLRSLPNDSDASGGLTYKDAGVDIDAGSELVRRIAKMAPGIGGFGGLYPLGDSFLVAGTDGVGTKLKLAFETGIHETIGIDLVAMSVNDIVTSGAKPLFFLDYFATSHLDVDLAEKVIKGIVDGCQQSDCALLGGETAEMPDFYANGEYDLSGFAVGIVKKDSVIDGKNIVAGDVLIGLPSSGVHSNGFSLVRRVLAHSGLSLKDQLPGAAVTLGEALMAPTVIYVKQVLDIIGKGGVKGIAHITGGGFTDNIPRVFPEGLGAVIYKDSWNVPAVFKWIQQAGKIEDAEMSRTFNMGIGMVLVVSKEASQRILEDANGAYTAYRIGEVVNGEGVSYH; encoded by the exons ATGACCAACACTGTGGCAGCTGCAAACGCCGAAATATCTCGCTACGTTGCGGCCTCTTCCAGACTCATCTTCGATGAACCCACAATTGCTACTCAACCTCCTTTGGTAATAAGACCCTACCGCTTGTTCTCCCAAAGGTTTCCGCTTCTTTCTTTATCCCTGCTAGAAAGGAATAGCATCTCTAGTAGCCGCTTGCGTTCCTTGCCAAATGACTCTGATGCGTCTGGTGGCCTAACTTATAAGGATGCTGGTGTCGACATTGATGCGGGGTCTGAGCTCGTTAGAAGAATCGCTAAGATGGCACCTGGTATTGGTGGTTTTGGCGGCCTCTACCCCCTCG GCGATTCTTTCCTTGTTGCTGGTACTGATGGTGTGGGAACAAAGCTCAAGCTAGCATTTGAGACTGGAATCCACGAAACTATTGGGATTGATCTT GTTGCAATGAGTGTCAATGACATTGTTACTTCTGGAGCAAAGCCATTGTTCTTCCTTGATTATTTTGCAACGAGTCACCTTGATGTTGACCTTGCTGAAAAG GTTATAAAGGGCATCGTAGATGGTTGTCAACAATCTGACTGTGCTCTGTTGGGTGGAGAG ACTGCAGAGATGCCTGATTTTTATGCCAACGGTGAGTACGATCTTAGTGGCTTTGCAGTAGGCATTGTTAAAAAGGATTCAGTTATTGATGGGAAAAACATTGTGGCTGGAGATGTACTGATTGGCCTACCTTCAAGTGGAGTCCATTCAAATGGTTTCTCTCTTGTTAGAAG GGTTTTGGCTCATAGTGGCCTTTCTTTAAAGGATCAACTCCCTGGTGCTGCAGTTACATTAGGAGAAGCATTGATGGCGCCAACTGTTATATATGTTAAGCAG GTGTTAGATATAATTGGAAAGGGAGGAGTGAAGGGGATAGCACACATCACAGGGGGTGGTTTTACTGACAATATACCTCGAGTGTTTCCAGAAGGCCTTGGTGCTGTCATCTATAAGGATTCTTGGAATGTGCCGGCTGTGTTCAAATGGATACAGCAG GCTGGAAAAATTGAGGATGCTGAGATGAGTCGGACGTTCAACATGGGCATTGGCATGGTTCTCGTCGTGAGTAAGGAAGCATCTCAAAGAATACTTGAAGATGCAAATGGTGCATACACAGCCTACCGCATCGGTGAAGTTGTGAATGGAGAAGGAGTGAGCTATCACTAG
- the LOC107912341 gene encoding CTP synthase isoform X2, which yields MKYVLVTGGVVSGLGKGVTASSIGVVLKACGLRVTSIKIDPYLNTDAGTMSPFEHGEVFVLDDGGEVDLDLGNYERFLDVTLTKENNITTGKIYQSVLDKERKGDFLGKTVQVVPHITDAIKERIESVAHVPVDGKEGPADVCVIELGGTVGDIESMPFIEALRQLFFSVGHDNFCLIHVSLIPVLGVVGEQKTKPTQHSVRELRALGLTPHLLACRSAQPLLDNTKQKLSQFCHVPAANILNIHDVPNIWHIPLLLRNQNAHHSILKQLDLLSIATPPDLEAWTRMAETFDNLTDSVRIAMVGKYVGLTDSYLSVVKALLHACIACSLKPSIDWIAASDLEDDSVKSAPEAHAAAWKTLRNAECVLVPGGFGDRGVSGMILAAKYARENNVPYLGICLGMQISVIEYARSVLGFERANSAEFDKETHNPVVIFMPEGSRTHMGSTMRLGSRRTLFQTTDCVTSKLYCNAQYVDERHRHRYEVNPDMIEVLEEAGLKFVGKDETGKRMEVLELPGHPFYVGVQFHPEFKSRPGKPSAPFLGLILSAKGQLEAYLNRHQNGS from the exons ATGAAGTACGTCTTGGTTACTGGAGGAGTCGTGAGTGGACTGGGCAAGGGCGTCACCGCCAGCAGCATAGGCGTCGTCCTTAAAGCCTGTGGCCTCCGTGTTACTTCTATCAAaattg ATCCTTATCTGAATACTGATGCTGGAACCATGTCTCCTTTTGAACATGGGGAGGTTTTTGTTCTTGATGACGGTGGAGAG GTCGATTTGGATTTAGGTAACTATGAGCGCTTCCTAGATGTTACTCTTACCAAAGAGAATAACATTACTACTGGAAAGATATATCAG TCTGTCCTTGATAAGGAACGAAAAGGTGATTTTCTTGGGAAGACTGTTCAG GTTGTTCCACACATCACAGATGCTATTAAGGAGAGGATTGAGTCAGTTGCTCACGTTCCTGTGGATGGAAAAGAGGGTCCTGCGGATGTCTGTGTGATAGAATTGGGAGGCACTGTGG GCGACATCGAATCAATGCCATTCATCGAGGCTTTGCGACAGCTGTTTTTTTCAGTTG gACATGATAACTTCTGCCTTATTCATGTCAGCCTAATACCTGTCCTGGGCGTTGTTGGAGAGCAA AAAACTAAGCCTACACAGCATAGTGTCCGGGAACTTAGAGCCTTGGGCTTGACTCCTCACCTGCTTGCTTGTCGCTCAGCTCAG CCTTTATTGGATAACACAAAGCAGAAACTTTCACAATTCTGTCATGTTCCG GCTGCTAACATCCTTAATATTCACGATGTTCCCAACATTTGGCATATTCCCCTCTTGCTGAGA AACCAAAATGCTCATCATTCAATTCTGAAACAGCTGGATTTACTGAG CATTGCCACGCCTCCAGATTTAGAAGCCTGGACCAGGATGGCAGAAACTTTTGATAATCTCACTGATTCT GTGAGGATTGCTATGGTTGGGAAATATGTTGGTTTGACAGACTCATATTTATCCGTTGTGAAG GCACTTTTACATGCCTGCATTGCATGCTCTTTGAAGCCATCTATTGACTGGATTGCAGCTTCAGACCTCGAAGATGATTCTGTCAAATCG GCCCCAGAAGCGCATGCTGCTGCATGGAAGACCTTGAGA AATGCTGAATGTGTCCTAGTTCCTGGTGGATTTGGAGATCGCGGTGTAAGTGGAATGATATTGGCTGCCAAATATGCTAGAGAAAATAATGTTCCTTATCTTGGCATTTGCTTGGGCATGCAGATCTCTGTAATAGAGTATGCCAGATCT GTTCTTGGTTTTGAAAGGGCAAACAGTGCAGAGTTTGATAAGGAGACACATAATCCTGTCGTCATTTTTATGCCTGAA GGATCAAGAACTCATATGGGAAGCACAATGAGATTAGGATCTCGAAGAACACTATTTCAGACTACTGATTGTGTTACTTCTAAATT GTACTGCAATGCACAATATGTAGATGAGCGACATCGGCATAGATATGAG GTAAACCCAGATATGATTGAGGTTCTTGAAGAAGCTGGGCTGAAATTTGTTGGGAAGGATGAAACTGGGAAAAGGATGGAG GTTCTGGAGCTTCCAGGTCATCCGTTTTATGTAGGAGTGCAGTTTCATCCAGAATTTAAATCACGGCCAGGGAAGCCCTCTGCACCGTTTTTAG GTCTCATATTATCTGCAAAAGGACAATTGGAAGCATATCTTAACAGGCATCAGAATGGAAGTTGA